A single window of Opisthocomus hoazin isolate bOpiHoa1 chromosome 5, bOpiHoa1.hap1, whole genome shotgun sequence DNA harbors:
- the AREG gene encoding amphiregulin isoform X1, whose amino-acid sequence MRAVVLVAALAALAACRPAAASSPNATEPERRGGPGQPGAREGEAVSGPDYEEDEEYEEAPPVHQYIVDDLIRVEPVVKPKPTKRGGEKNAGKSRRKKNKGKNKKKGTPCEMEYKNFCIHGECVYLEHLQMVTCKCHQDFFGERCGEQFMKTQRKNEVADYSKTVLVVVAVLLSSISFVTVLIIVIVQVRKKCPQYEEKEERKKLRQENRNGHVGV is encoded by the exons ATGCGCGCCGTGGTGCTGGTGGCTGCGCTGGCCGCGCTGGCAG CgtgccggcccgccgccgcctcctcgcccAACGCCACGGAgccggagcggcgcggcggccccggccaGCCCGGGGCCCGCGAGGGAGAGGCCGTGTCGGGTCCCGACTACGAGGAGGACGAGGAGTACGAGGAGGCGCCGCCCGTCCACCAGTACATCGTGGACGACCTGATCCGAG TTGAACCTGTGGttaaacccaaaccaacaaagaGAGGGGGTGAGAAGAATGCTGGCAAAtcgagaaggaagaaaaacaaagggaaaaacaaaaagaaggggaCTCCCTGTGAAATGGAATACAAAAACTTTTGCATCCATGGTGAATGCGTATACCTAGAACATCTCCAGATGGTGACCTGCAA GTGTCATCAGGATTTTTTTGGTGAGCGCTGTGGTGAACAGTTCATGAAGACTCAAAGGAAGAATGAGGTGGCAGACTACTCGAAGACTGTGTTGGTAGTGGTAGCTGTCCTGCTCTCAAGCATCAGCTTCGTTACTGTACTTATCATTGTGATAGTGCA GGTCAGGAAAAAGTGTCCTCAGtatgaagagaaagaagaaaggaaaaaacttcgacaagaaaacagaaatggccatgttggtgtgtAA
- the AREG gene encoding amphiregulin isoform X2: MRSFIISEAACRPAAASSPNATEPERRGGPGQPGAREGEAVSGPDYEEDEEYEEAPPVHQYIVDDLIRVEPVVKPKPTKRGGEKNAGKSRRKKNKGKNKKKGTPCEMEYKNFCIHGECVYLEHLQMVTCKCHQDFFGERCGEQFMKTQRKNEVADYSKTVLVVVAVLLSSISFVTVLIIVIVQVRKKCPQYEEKEERKKLRQENRNGHVGV, translated from the exons CgtgccggcccgccgccgcctcctcgcccAACGCCACGGAgccggagcggcgcggcggccccggccaGCCCGGGGCCCGCGAGGGAGAGGCCGTGTCGGGTCCCGACTACGAGGAGGACGAGGAGTACGAGGAGGCGCCGCCCGTCCACCAGTACATCGTGGACGACCTGATCCGAG TTGAACCTGTGGttaaacccaaaccaacaaagaGAGGGGGTGAGAAGAATGCTGGCAAAtcgagaaggaagaaaaacaaagggaaaaacaaaaagaaggggaCTCCCTGTGAAATGGAATACAAAAACTTTTGCATCCATGGTGAATGCGTATACCTAGAACATCTCCAGATGGTGACCTGCAA GTGTCATCAGGATTTTTTTGGTGAGCGCTGTGGTGAACAGTTCATGAAGACTCAAAGGAAGAATGAGGTGGCAGACTACTCGAAGACTGTGTTGGTAGTGGTAGCTGTCCTGCTCTCAAGCATCAGCTTCGTTACTGTACTTATCATTGTGATAGTGCA GGTCAGGAAAAAGTGTCCTCAGtatgaagagaaagaagaaaggaaaaaacttcgacaagaaaacagaaatggccatgttggtgtgtAA